ATGACATCTCCAACCTCAAGGATCAAAACAACTCCATTTGAGGAGTTTACTTCGCGCTGTTCCTGACGACCATAGGCCATAACCATTTTCTCTCCATTCTTCATAATGGAGGCATATGATGGACTTGAAGGATTTCCATGACCAAAGACAGAGATTTTAAACCTGTACGCTCCTTTCAGTGGGGCTGTGAAAATTCCTGAATCAAATATCAAGAGATAAAGAAGTGATTCAGCTGTTTCCTGTGGGATTTTTTAATTACCAAGTACAGTGTAATAATAGTTTTGAATCACAACAGATCATTGAATTCTCTTTTTCACATTACACAACTGCGGAGAGCTTTGAGCATTACTATTCCATTTCAATGATAATTACCTGTAGTTGGGTTGTAGGCATTCCCGATGTTTGTGAAGACCTTCCTGTAGGTAAGTGTGATTTCAGTGGTAAAAGGACCAATATATCCACTGCCAGACTGCATCAGTGCAGCTGAAAACGCTATCTCTCGGTCTGTTATTTATAGACATAagcaatattttgatatattactGTAGTACACCAAGAATATTTTAACAATATGCAAACACAGTTTTACCTCTATTTTCCTTTCGCAGCTCCTCCACTTGACTCTGAGTTAGGTTTGAAATCTCTGTGAACACAAGACTGTGTTAATTGGTGTTTATTATGCTTATTGTAATAGATAACACGTGCCAGACTGCATCAGTGCAGCTAGAAACACTTATCTCTCTGactgttattaaaaaacaaaagctatATTGTGATCTAGTACTGTATTATACTGAGGATGAAAACTATGTATTTGACATCATCCTCTTTTCCTTTCTCATCTCCACTTCACTGAGtgagatttgaaatgtttgtGAAAAACGTAAGATTGTATTAAATGCCATTTTCATTGCTATAGTAATAGATAACACAGAATACACTCAGTTTTACACTAAAATTGACACTATATGGTGTATCACATTGGTGTTTTACTCCGTGAGGATCACTGATAAAAGAGTGAATGTTTTGATGAGGTTACCATCATTTTTCTTGTTTAGCTCTTCTAGGATGAATGTCTGTTGCTCCTTCAGTTGCATCTCTAAGACTCTGATGTTGGCTTTCTGCTCTGTAACGGTGGCGGTCAGGTCTCTTAGTGCTGCGTGGATGTCAGACAAGCTCTCATGGCAGTATTGTTGGCTGTAAGCTGAAGCTTCATCTCTCTGAGGATCTGTTTGAAGTGGATTCTGTCTTCTGATCTCATTCTCACCGTGTCCTCCATCTACCTGCTGCTGTATCACAAACACAAAGGTTTCCAGGAGCAGCAGGATACATAACAAACCCTTCATTCTTCACTGATGTTCAGTTCAGCTCTTGCTCTGAAATCCCCACAAATCCTCATGCTCTTTTTATAGTGTCCTGGTTTTTGAATTTCATGCATAGTTTATAGTGCTTCAGATAAAAAAGTAGTTCATTGTTAATCATATTTAAAGGTATTTTCCGGGTTCAGTAGATGTTTATCACTATTTATGGCACAATGTAATTCACTGTTTGTGGCACAATGATTAACAATGGAAAATAACAGATATAGATGGTATACATGTGCAAAAATTACTAGGTTTACCAATTGtctgaaagaaagaatgaaagacagaCAAATAAACACTGAATGTAAGTTTACATAGACAAAATTACCAAGTTTACAAATATAATGTTGAAACTTTTCTATACTATAAACTACTACTGAAATATGTTTCAGTGTTTATAGCGAACTGTTGTGATTGATACTGA
The nucleotide sequence above comes from Carassius gibelio isolate Cgi1373 ecotype wild population from Czech Republic chromosome B3, carGib1.2-hapl.c, whole genome shotgun sequence. Encoded proteins:
- the LOC127952324 gene encoding uncharacterized protein LOC127952324, which encodes MKGLLCILLLLETFVFVIQQQVDGGHGENEIRRQNPLQTDPQRDEASAYSQQYCHESLSDIHAALRDLTATVTEQKANIRVLEMQLKEQQTFILEELNKKNDEISNLTQSQVEELRKENRDREIAFSAALMQSGSGYIGPFTTEITLTYRKVFTNIGNAYNPTTGIFTAPLKGAYRFKISVFGHGNPSSPSYASIMKNGEKMVMAYGRQEQREVNSSNGVVLILEVGDVIFVRLWTNSRIYDNENNHNTFSGYLLFPLREQELCRM